From a region of the Candidatus Sysuiplasma jiujiangense genome:
- the rpl12p gene encoding 50S ribosomal protein P1: MEYIYGALLLHSAGKEINEESVSNIIKAAGVEPDPARVKALTASLSGINIEEAIKSAAVSSAPAPQQAHAPQEKKEEKKKEEKKEEAVSEEEAAAGLGALFG, from the coding sequence ATGGAATACATATACGGTGCTCTGCTTCTGCACAGTGCTGGAAAGGAAATAAACGAAGAAAGCGTATCGAACATAATAAAGGCGGCAGGCGTAGAACCTGACCCGGCCAGAGTGAAGGCTCTAACTGCCTCCCTGAGCGGAATCAACATAGAGGAAGCAATAAAGAGTGCGGCAGTATCCTCTGCGCCGGCACCTCAGCAGGCACACGCTCCACAGGAGAAGAAGGAAGAGAAGAAGAAAGAGGAAAAGAAGGAAGAGGCGGTTTCGGAAGAAGAGGCTGCTGCCGGACTTGGCGCACTGTTCGGCTGA
- a CDS encoding transcription initiation factor IIB has translation MLRKVLRMARAKETREGTEEVERCPECGSTHLVRDYERGELICEECGLVIDDQLIDQGPEWRAFDVEQGEKRARTGAPMTYTIHDKGLSTEISWKNKDSYGKSIPTRNRAQLYRLRKWQRRIRVSNATERNLAFALGELDRMASAMGLPRNVRETAAMIYRKAVNNNLIRGRSIEGVVAASLYAACRQCNVPRTLDEVAGSSRVGRKEIGRTYRFMTRELKLKLMPTKPQDYVSRFCSELKLSGDVQARATEILKEASKRELTSGRGPTGVAAAAIYISSITANERRTQREVANVAGVTEVTIRNRYKELTEKLGIEVEL, from the coding sequence ATGTTGAGGAAAGTGTTACGAATGGCAAGAGCAAAGGAGACAAGGGAAGGAACAGAAGAAGTTGAGAGATGCCCTGAATGCGGAAGCACCCATCTTGTGCGGGACTACGAGAGAGGGGAACTCATCTGCGAAGAGTGCGGACTCGTTATAGACGACCAGCTGATCGACCAGGGACCCGAGTGGAGGGCTTTCGACGTTGAGCAGGGAGAAAAAAGGGCGCGTACAGGAGCTCCGATGACTTACACCATTCACGACAAGGGACTGTCGACGGAAATATCATGGAAAAACAAGGACAGCTACGGCAAAAGCATTCCCACAAGGAACAGAGCGCAGCTATACAGACTGAGAAAATGGCAGCGAAGAATAAGAGTGAGCAATGCAACAGAGAGAAATCTGGCCTTCGCGCTCGGGGAGCTTGACAGGATGGCTTCAGCGATGGGGCTTCCCAGAAATGTCAGGGAAACAGCCGCAATGATCTACAGAAAGGCAGTGAACAACAATCTCATACGCGGCAGGAGCATTGAGGGAGTGGTCGCTGCATCGCTTTACGCAGCATGCAGGCAGTGCAATGTACCGAGAACGCTTGACGAAGTCGCAGGATCCAGCAGAGTCGGAAGAAAGGAAATCGGCAGAACATACAGATTCATGACCAGGGAGCTGAAACTTAAGCTCATGCCGACTAAGCCTCAGGACTACGTGTCGAGGTTCTGCAGCGAGCTGAAACTTAGCGGTGATGTCCAGGCCAGAGCCACTGAAATACTGAAAGAGGCGAGCAAAAGGGAGCTGACTTCGGGACGCGGGCCCACCGGTGTTGCCGCCGCTGCCATCTACATCTCATCCATAACGGCAAATGAAAGACGGACACAGAGGGAAGTGGCAAACGTCGCAGGCGTTACGGAAGTCACCATAAGGAACAGGTACAAGGAACTCACGGAAAAACTCGGAATCGAAGTCGAATTGTGA
- the endA gene encoding tRNA-intron lyase: MVATFLKDSALIKDESEASRIHNKGCFGEPQSGGSLKLNLLEALYLFESERLNIAGPGGRAMGFGELVTYASRRIRNFEVRYIVYSDMRRSGVIVNLSEDEENGIDFTLYRRGDTPKNASPEAYVIVASERQLFDIDLLISAAKGSEGTGKEIVMSVVDEEGDITYYRIRTQKPRAHAAEKLSRQFSGILLSDRVIIPDGEGADTLRAEGFYGNRLGSGLQLSLIEAVHLMAAKCLRLTSAKTGRHVPLNSLVDLSQRLDPAFGQKVSVYEDLKGRGFIVKTGFKYGSHFRAYDDDPEKAHAKYLVIAVPPGYVSTWPDISGTVRLAHGVRKEILFARTGGSAVDYLELRRFVL; this comes from the coding sequence ATGGTCGCGACATTCCTGAAGGACTCTGCACTGATAAAGGATGAGTCGGAAGCAAGCAGGATACACAACAAGGGCTGCTTTGGCGAGCCGCAGAGCGGAGGCTCTCTCAAGCTGAACCTGCTTGAGGCGCTGTATCTCTTCGAGAGCGAAAGGCTGAATATCGCCGGTCCCGGAGGCAGGGCAATGGGCTTCGGTGAACTTGTAACATACGCTTCCAGGAGGATAAGGAATTTCGAAGTCAGGTATATTGTATACAGCGACATGAGGCGGAGCGGCGTAATCGTCAATCTTTCAGAGGATGAGGAAAACGGAATTGATTTCACCCTTTACAGAAGGGGCGACACACCCAAGAATGCATCTCCGGAAGCCTATGTGATTGTAGCATCCGAACGGCAGCTTTTCGATATAGACCTCCTTATTTCTGCCGCAAAGGGGAGCGAAGGCACCGGAAAGGAGATTGTCATGTCAGTTGTGGACGAGGAAGGCGATATCACCTACTACAGAATCAGGACACAGAAGCCCCGGGCACACGCTGCTGAAAAACTTTCCCGCCAATTTTCCGGCATACTGTTGTCCGACAGGGTAATAATTCCAGACGGCGAAGGCGCAGACACGCTGAGAGCCGAAGGCTTTTACGGTAACAGACTCGGCAGCGGGCTGCAGCTGTCTCTTATAGAAGCTGTCCATCTGATGGCGGCAAAATGCCTGAGACTTACGAGCGCAAAGACCGGGCGGCATGTTCCGCTCAACTCTCTTGTGGACCTGTCTCAAAGACTGGATCCTGCATTCGGCCAGAAGGTTTCAGTTTACGAGGATCTCAAAGGCAGGGGGTTCATTGTAAAGACGGGCTTCAAGTACGGATCGCATTTCAGGGCGTATGACGATGACCCGGAAAAGGCGCATGCGAAGTACCTGGTCATTGCCGTTCCCCCCGGTTACGTATCAACCTGGCCCGACATTTCAGGTACTGTACGGCTAGCGCATGGTGTGAGGAAAGAGATACTTTTCGCACGTACCGGCGGTTCGGCCGTAGACTATCTTGAACTCAGGAGATTTGTTCTCTGA
- a CDS encoding Lrp/AsnC family transcriptional regulator, whose translation MTGNTEKNDLENVMSSYYGNETVTAIVQLKVDTKEADTIAMTVAKHEAIFDVFMVTGDADIVVKAKFTNYSHVKKFLVDTLGSIKGVKELKTMMVVTAFKENGKMEDIGAVR comes from the coding sequence TTGACTGGAAATACAGAAAAGAATGATCTGGAGAACGTGATGAGCTCGTATTACGGGAACGAGACCGTGACTGCAATAGTGCAGCTGAAGGTGGACACAAAGGAGGCGGACACCATTGCGATGACGGTCGCAAAGCATGAGGCAATTTTTGATGTTTTCATGGTTACAGGAGACGCGGATATAGTGGTCAAGGCGAAATTCACCAACTATTCGCATGTGAAGAAATTCCTTGTTGATACCCTGGGCTCGATCAAGGGCGTCAAGGAGCTGAAGACTATGATGGTGGTAACAGCATTCAAGGAAAACGGAAAAATGGAGGATATCGGCGCAGTAAGATGA
- a CDS encoding UPF0147 family protein, with protein MSNEERMKQIIDVLNQLAEDTSVPRNIRKGATDAINKLMSKNEALDVRSASANIILDELANDPNIPLHGRTIIWNIMSQLETLK; from the coding sequence ATGTCGAACGAGGAGAGAATGAAGCAGATTATTGATGTTTTGAACCAGCTTGCGGAAGACACTTCAGTTCCGCGGAACATAAGGAAGGGGGCGACCGACGCAATAAACAAGCTCATGTCAAAAAATGAGGCGCTTGATGTCAGATCTGCAAGCGCAAACATCATACTGGACGAACTTGCAAACGATCCGAACATACCGCTGCATGGAAGGACAATTATCTGGAATATCATGAGCCAGCTGGAAACGCTGAAGTAA
- a CDS encoding antitoxin, whose product MAKLIAISEDVYNRLSKLKEREKSRSFTAVISELLEAKERDITDLFGAWKMSEKEASELNRRIRKERRESFSRSGL is encoded by the coding sequence ATGGCAAAGCTAATCGCGATTTCGGAGGATGTGTACAACAGACTTAGCAAACTCAAGGAAAGGGAGAAATCAAGGTCATTCACAGCAGTCATATCTGAACTTCTAGAGGCTAAAGAGAGAGATATCACGGATCTGTTTGGCGCTTGGAAGATGAGTGAAAAGGAAGCATCCGAACTAAATAGGCGGATCAGAAAAGAGAGAAGAGAGTCGTTTTCGAGAAGTGGTTTATAA
- a CDS encoding type II toxin-antitoxin system VapC family toxin translates to MTIFDTNIVIDYLRGKQQASEIMADKHSEIAITVITGYELLKGYRTKKEETTVNELLNRVRIYCMDNKSMRVSGSLYRELKSRRKLKNEADVLIAGIVLANNETLITADSDFSELEEAMGESLILLE, encoded by the coding sequence ATGACAATTTTCGATACTAACATTGTTATTGACTATCTGAGGGGGAAGCAGCAAGCTTCGGAGATTATGGCGGATAAACACTCCGAGATAGCAATTACAGTTATCACTGGTTACGAACTGCTCAAAGGTTACAGAACTAAGAAGGAAGAAACGACCGTCAACGAGTTATTAAACAGAGTCAGGATATACTGCATGGACAACAAGTCAATGCGCGTGTCAGGCAGCCTATACCGAGAATTGAAGAGCCGCAGAAAATTGAAGAATGAAGCGGATGTGTTGATTGCCGGCATTGTCCTGGCAAACAACGAAACTCTCATTACGGCAGACAGTGACTTCTCTGAACTTGAGGAAGCAATGGGTGAAAGCCTAATACTGCTGGAATAG
- a CDS encoding AbrB/MazE/SpoVT family DNA-binding domain-containing protein codes for MEEIAGIDRAGRIVIPKEIRKAAGIDEGAKILITISGGGRIILQKLDVKSIAARLEKELEGKDIDEITSRIRKDVNALIRKAYPVLSP; via the coding sequence ATGGAAGAAATAGCCGGCATAGACAGGGCGGGTAGGATAGTAATACCGAAGGAAATCCGAAAGGCGGCCGGAATCGACGAAGGTGCGAAGATTCTTATCACGATCTCTGGAGGCGGTCGCATAATACTCCAGAAATTGGATGTGAAATCAATAGCTGCGCGCCTTGAAAAAGAACTGGAAGGCAAAGACATCGATGAAATAACCAGCCGTATCAGGAAGGACGTAAATGCGCTTATCAGAAAGGCCTATCCGGTCCTTTCTCCTTGA
- a CDS encoding PIN domain-containing protein — protein sequence MRLSERPIRSFLLDTNVFVAAVRHPSRETGTLRFLLEVIQNDNLSLVGNEFWVEEMLRYAEEFHSETAALLVEALLGRARMIQVGNNFVSICTKYMPANDPADILHAATCLQERAILITNDKHSNRISDEHIIEVWSITKAIRSGIVTAKAVHHAKD from the coding sequence ATGCGCTTATCAGAAAGGCCTATCCGGTCCTTTCTCCTTGATACAAACGTCTTTGTAGCTGCTGTGAGGCATCCAAGCAGGGAAACAGGCACACTTCGCTTCCTACTGGAAGTTATACAGAATGACAATTTGTCACTTGTTGGAAACGAATTTTGGGTAGAGGAGATGCTGCGTTATGCAGAGGAATTTCATTCCGAAACAGCAGCCTTGCTTGTTGAAGCACTACTCGGCAGGGCGCGTATGATACAGGTTGGAAACAACTTCGTTTCCATATGTACCAAATATATGCCTGCAAACGATCCGGCAGACATTCTTCATGCAGCTACTTGCCTTCAGGAACGTGCAATCCTCATCACCAATGACAAACACTCCAATCGGATAAGTGATGAGCACATCATCGAGGTCTGGAGCATAACCAAGGCCATCAGGTCCGGCATTGTAACGGCCAAAGCCGTCCATCATGCTAAAGACTGA
- a CDS encoding glyoxalase has product MALTQLSNSMKILFIAGFGPVTDDLSLSRKLYSEDLEIEFKEYEGGYMHGQNVDGCKGFAIWPLSLAAEGCFGRKIWPDDIPRPQAWLEFEVEDVKAASEEMKRKGHTLLLDSYKEPYGQIVSRFLSPEGILLGLVYTPWLREPGKESP; this is encoded by the coding sequence ATGGCATTGACCCAGCTTTCAAACTCAATGAAAATATTGTTTATAGCGGGCTTTGGACCCGTAACTGATGACTTATCCCTATCCAGGAAATTATACTCGGAGGATCTTGAAATAGAATTCAAAGAATATGAGGGGGGGTATATGCACGGTCAGAATGTTGATGGTTGCAAAGGGTTTGCCATATGGCCACTTTCATTGGCAGCAGAAGGCTGTTTTGGAAGAAAGATTTGGCCGGATGATATCCCCAGACCGCAGGCGTGGCTGGAGTTTGAAGTAGAAGATGTGAAAGCGGCCTCTGAAGAAATGAAAAGAAAGGGTCACACACTCCTCCTGGACTCGTACAAGGAGCCTTACGGTCAGATCGTCTCCAGATTTCTCAGCCCAGAAGGCATCCTGCTAGGTCTTGTTTATACCCCATGGTTGAGAGAACCCGGTAAGGAATCTCCGTAA
- a CDS encoding AbrB/MazE/SpoVT family DNA-binding domain-containing protein, whose amino-acid sequence MSSKSKISRGFLTVVPKEVRRKVGLKEGDTIEWTVNGESIRVLPHKKVCIDDIIAIASHGGDAVVSKKEIQAGKRDRR is encoded by the coding sequence ATGTCTAGTAAAAGCAAAATATCCAGGGGATTCCTGACAGTCGTTCCAAAAGAGGTGCGCAGGAAAGTCGGCCTCAAAGAAGGTGATACAATTGAATGGACTGTCAATGGAGAGTCGATAAGAGTCCTGCCGCACAAGAAAGTGTGCATTGACGACATTATCGCCATCGCATCCCATGGCGGGGATGCGGTGGTTTCCAAGAAAGAAATTCAGGCGGGAAAGCGTGATCGTCGCTGA
- a CDS encoding PIN domain-containing protein, whose product MIVADSSYFIALADKKDQWHRNAVAVKSRIPQEFKISTLTVSEAVTAIGYRAGGKAARTLYDYFADNCSVETVDRQLMDLAMTVHLRFDGILSVADSVSAAIMTRDGFRQIVSFDSDFDKIKGIQRIY is encoded by the coding sequence GTGATCGTCGCTGACTCCTCATATTTCATAGCGCTTGCCGACAAGAAGGATCAGTGGCATCGTAATGCTGTTGCAGTCAAAAGCCGGATTCCGCAAGAGTTCAAGATTTCGACACTGACTGTATCTGAAGCGGTTACCGCAATCGGATACAGAGCCGGAGGAAAAGCAGCAAGGACACTTTATGATTATTTCGCCGACAACTGTTCAGTGGAGACTGTTGACAGACAATTGATGGATCTGGCCATGACTGTTCACCTCAGGTTCGACGGAATCCTTTCTGTTGCCGATTCGGTTTCTGCCGCGATAATGACCAGGGATGGATTCAGGCAAATAGTGTCTTTTGATAGCGACTTCGACAAGATCAAGGGGATACAACGTATCTACTAG
- a CDS encoding cysteine-rich CWC family protein, protein MTRNKRCELCGNEFVCGGLSGCWCRNISISAQRRQILSSIAEDCVCRNCISDKK, encoded by the coding sequence GTGACACGAAATAAAAGGTGCGAACTCTGCGGGAACGAGTTTGTGTGCGGCGGCCTGTCAGGATGCTGGTGCAGAAACATCAGCATATCCGCACAGAGGAGACAGATTCTTTCCTCAATAGCAGAGGATTGTGTCTGCCGGAATTGCATTTCGGATAAAAAATGA
- a CDS encoding nucleotidyltransferase domain-containing protein, which produces MTSNTYPTGNHSRAASKFVELFSSEKRIVAILLVGSCARGSASPDSCLDITVMMDDERDADVFAKHVESIWNTTEESSELQRTGRFSNLDLNFTDGKFRPGKRGWTSGPDSFEIEVGNTYVYSVPLFDRDGAFEERGRAFLPYYDDELRKERLANIEKYFYNNLDHIPLYVRRGLHFQSLERLINASREYLQALFVYSRIYPISYDKWIRFQLVDMLKRSDIYFELVEMFQIKRIESNELIDKSARLRDMAERDLGFSDFG; this is translated from the coding sequence ATGACCTCAAATACCTACCCGACTGGAAATCACTCAAGAGCCGCGTCTAAATTCGTCGAGCTCTTCAGCAGTGAGAAGAGGATCGTTGCCATACTGCTTGTTGGATCCTGCGCGCGGGGATCAGCGAGCCCGGACTCATGTCTGGACATAACAGTCATGATGGACGATGAACGGGATGCAGATGTTTTCGCAAAGCATGTAGAGAGCATCTGGAACACCACGGAGGAAAGTTCTGAACTGCAACGGACAGGCAGATTTTCGAACCTCGACCTCAACTTCACCGATGGGAAATTCAGACCTGGCAAGAGAGGCTGGACTTCAGGACCGGACTCTTTCGAAATTGAAGTGGGCAATACTTACGTCTACTCTGTGCCGCTGTTTGACAGGGACGGGGCATTTGAAGAACGAGGAAGGGCATTTCTGCCCTATTACGATGATGAGCTGAGAAAGGAAAGACTCGCAAATATCGAGAAATATTTCTACAACAACCTTGACCACATACCGCTTTACGTCAGGAGAGGACTGCATTTCCAGAGCCTGGAGAGACTGATCAATGCCTCCAGGGAATATCTGCAGGCACTCTTTGTTTACAGCAGAATTTATCCAATTTCCTACGACAAATGGATCAGATTCCAGCTCGTGGATATGCTGAAGAGATCTGACATTTATTTCGAACTTGTTGAAATGTTCCAGATAAAAAGGATCGAGAGCAACGAGCTCATTGACAAGAGCGCCAGGCTGAGGGACATGGCGGAGAGAGATCTGGGGTTCTCCGACTTCGGCTGA
- a CDS encoding ROK family protein, with the protein MAEKKFALGCDVGATKVSVSLGTQPGIIADRMVDRTHRMESPDEMISEISGMAHRMMDKNQLNISDCLGICFAFAGFTNSEEGVIITSPNIKGWRRTPVRSMLEKEMKVPVIVENDADVGAYGEFRHGGSISSEDFMYMTISTGIGAGIIIGGRPYHGQNHNAGEIGHTTVLADGPKCNCGKNGCLETFSSGLGIERAANDRLQTERTSLRSRADDNGGRVDARIVFEEARKGDLLSLEIVDTACRYLGMSISTAVMLLSLSSVVIGGGLSNEGEFLRERVEHHMRKNIPAGPNENARLLVSKKPLDVVDLGALQMVFDAFAGR; encoded by the coding sequence TTGGCCGAAAAGAAGTTTGCACTCGGATGCGATGTGGGAGCAACAAAGGTTTCTGTCTCGCTGGGCACGCAGCCCGGCATCATTGCAGACAGGATGGTTGACAGGACGCACAGAATGGAGTCCCCTGATGAAATGATATCGGAAATATCCGGTATGGCCCACAGGATGATGGACAAAAACCAGCTGAACATATCCGACTGCCTGGGGATCTGCTTCGCGTTCGCAGGATTTACTAACAGCGAGGAGGGTGTCATCATAACCTCTCCAAACATCAAAGGCTGGCGCAGAACACCTGTAAGGTCAATGCTGGAGAAGGAAATGAAGGTGCCTGTAATTGTTGAAAATGACGCGGACGTCGGAGCATACGGGGAATTCAGGCATGGAGGAAGCATCAGCAGCGAAGATTTCATGTATATGACGATCAGCACCGGCATAGGCGCGGGAATTATAATCGGAGGCAGGCCGTACCATGGGCAGAATCATAACGCAGGGGAGATTGGCCATACGACTGTGCTGGCAGACGGCCCCAAATGCAACTGCGGCAAGAACGGATGCCTGGAAACATTTTCTTCGGGTCTGGGAATAGAGAGGGCTGCAAACGACAGGCTGCAGACGGAGAGAACATCTCTGAGGAGCAGGGCGGATGACAACGGAGGGAGGGTCGACGCCAGGATTGTGTTTGAGGAGGCAAGGAAAGGAGATCTGCTTTCCCTTGAAATTGTTGATACCGCGTGCAGGTATCTGGGGATGTCGATATCCACCGCAGTCATGCTTCTCAGCCTTTCGAGTGTTGTCATCGGCGGAGGACTGTCAAACGAGGGAGAATTTCTTCGTGAAAGAGTCGAGCATCACATGAGGAAGAACATTCCCGCGGGGCCAAACGAAAATGCAAGACTCCTCGTTTCAAAGAAACCGCTTGATGTTGTCGATCTTGGCGCACTTCAGATGGTTTTCGACGCTTTCGCGGGCCGGTAA
- a CDS encoding DUF835 domain-containing protein, whose protein sequence is MQLDSDRSRTNAIRTVSGGADSMKTLSDELKKGRHSAVIILERSEGREKIRGYISFKNGSVSEALYKKSLPEGTVEAKQGREALKNVWHEALNKMSKLRVYYIPGQEAGPAVEPSVPEHTERQKKFKKLKDRAADRTVVSPKESIARGAGTIGREASGNEGETTYSWSGTEAADAGEDVSGAIRQKPDKRIDGAITSSMKVEQIGKGPAEDDRRRAKKQSGSGGNYSEVQGDYDGVYSLVFGAEKTVNGSNLCPSCNSRMSGGICSSCGYSTRNAVHSGLNPSMQFSNYVVGAGNKFPYAASLSIANGEEENYNPLYVYSASGLGKTHLLNAIGNRFVSQNRGAHVFYTGAERFCDEVAESRRSGGRDSAVKRYSNLDLFLLDDIQFLAGKEEAQAEFLAVMSSMLKEGKHVVCASDRLPKEIKGLDGQIASRLESGLIVDIRRPDFEMRERILDMKIKQENYSVPAAVVKFIAESFEENIRELTGALNRIVAYSVLMKLPPSVEIAKRIVHGSQEQKKENREHVELKSGHGYLIEEDRPDLCHLLVQEKLSENWAALDITRMNPSRLRNKYPGLANARVVWLTDRESEKETTLVPSLEKIEYEIKSFLEEYSRAGVQVIVNIDDLQYVISNTNFEGTVRLIRRMMDEMSERNSLLLVSVGRETLGRQELAILEREMDAI, encoded by the coding sequence ATGCAACTGGATAGCGATCGCTCAAGAACGAATGCCATCAGGACGGTTTCAGGCGGAGCAGACAGCATGAAGACACTGTCCGATGAACTCAAGAAAGGCAGGCATTCAGCAGTCATTATACTCGAACGCTCAGAAGGCAGGGAGAAAATCCGCGGCTACATATCCTTCAAAAACGGTTCCGTTTCAGAGGCACTTTACAAGAAATCGCTTCCCGAAGGGACAGTTGAGGCAAAGCAGGGAAGAGAGGCACTGAAAAATGTCTGGCATGAGGCGCTTAATAAAATGAGCAAGCTCAGGGTATATTACATTCCCGGCCAGGAGGCCGGACCCGCCGTTGAGCCATCCGTGCCGGAGCATACGGAAAGGCAAAAAAAATTTAAAAAATTGAAAGACAGGGCGGCAGACAGGACCGTGGTTTCTCCGAAAGAGTCGATCGCCAGGGGTGCCGGAACAATCGGACGGGAGGCATCAGGCAATGAAGGCGAAACGACCTATTCCTGGAGCGGGACCGAAGCGGCCGATGCCGGAGAGGATGTTTCCGGCGCCATCCGGCAAAAGCCAGACAAACGCATCGACGGTGCGATTACTTCTTCAATGAAAGTGGAGCAGATCGGAAAAGGGCCTGCAGAAGACGACAGGCGCAGGGCAAAAAAGCAGTCAGGATCTGGCGGCAATTATTCAGAGGTTCAGGGAGATTACGACGGCGTCTACTCACTTGTATTCGGAGCTGAAAAGACGGTCAACGGTTCAAACCTTTGCCCGAGTTGCAACAGCAGGATGTCCGGAGGCATCTGCAGTTCATGCGGCTACTCCACCAGGAATGCCGTCCATAGCGGTCTGAATCCGTCAATGCAGTTTTCAAACTATGTTGTCGGAGCAGGGAACAAATTCCCGTATGCCGCATCTCTTTCAATAGCCAACGGGGAGGAGGAAAACTACAACCCTCTGTATGTCTATTCCGCATCCGGTCTGGGAAAGACTCACCTGCTCAACGCCATTGGCAACAGATTTGTTTCACAGAATCGGGGCGCCCACGTGTTCTATACAGGAGCAGAAAGATTCTGTGACGAGGTTGCCGAAAGCCGTAGATCCGGCGGCCGCGATTCTGCAGTCAAGAGATACAGTAACCTTGATCTGTTTCTTCTCGACGATATTCAGTTTCTGGCGGGAAAGGAGGAGGCACAGGCCGAATTCCTTGCCGTGATGAGCTCAATGCTGAAGGAGGGCAAGCATGTTGTCTGCGCATCGGACAGGCTGCCAAAGGAGATCAAAGGTCTCGACGGACAGATTGCTTCCAGGCTCGAGTCGGGTCTTATCGTGGACATACGCAGGCCTGACTTTGAAATGCGGGAGAGAATACTTGACATGAAGATCAAGCAGGAGAACTATTCAGTGCCCGCTGCCGTTGTTAAATTCATAGCCGAGTCCTTTGAAGAAAATATCAGGGAACTTACAGGCGCCCTGAACAGGATTGTAGCGTACAGTGTTCTTATGAAACTTCCCCCTTCCGTCGAAATTGCAAAAAGGATAGTTCACGGTTCACAGGAGCAGAAGAAGGAAAACAGGGAGCATGTTGAGCTCAAATCCGGTCATGGATACCTGATTGAGGAGGATCGGCCGGACCTATGCCACCTGCTGGTCCAGGAAAAGCTGTCTGAAAACTGGGCGGCGCTCGACATAACGCGGATGAACCCGTCCAGGCTGAGGAACAAATATCCGGGGCTGGCAAATGCCAGGGTTGTCTGGCTGACTGACAGGGAAAGCGAAAAGGAGACAACACTCGTTCCGTCACTTGAGAAAATAGAGTACGAAATAAAGAGTTTTCTGGAGGAATATTCCAGGGCAGGTGTCCAGGTCATTGTCAACATCGACGATCTGCAGTACGTCATCAGCAATACAAACTTTGAAGGAACCGTCCGGCTGATAAGAAGGATGATGGATGAGATGTCTGAAAGAAATTCGCTTCTTCTCGTCTCGGTTGGCAGGGAAACGCTCGGAAGACAGGAACTGGCGATACTGGAAAGAGAGATGGATGCTATTTAG